One Pseudomonas syringae CC1557 genomic window, CGATCACTACCGCAACGCCCAGTGCACCGGTGACCTGCTGAATAGCTTCAGCAATCTGGCGGCTGAGGTTTTCCTGAATCTGCAAGCGACGGGCGTACATGTCGACGATCCGAGCCACCTTGGACAGGCCCAGAACCTTGCCATTCGGGATATACGCCACGTGTGCCTTGCCAATGAACGGCAGCAAATGGTGTTCGCACAGCGAGTACAGTTCGATGTCCTTGACCATCACCATTTCACTGGCATCCGAGCTGAACAGGGCATCGTTGGTGACTTCTTCCAGCGTCTGCGCATAACCGCGACACAGGTACTGCATGGCCTTGGCGGCGCGCTTGGGGGTGTCCAGCAAACCTTCACGCGAGACGTCCTCGCCCAGTTGCCCGAGGATGGCGGTGTAATTCTGTTCCAGTGTCACAGGACTGTGTTTCCGTGTGGGTTTCGATAAACGCGAGAGCATGGCCCGTCGCCGAGGCGCACATAGTAGCGTACGCACGGGGGAGGGTGCACGGCAGCGCAGTAAATCAACTGGTCGGGTTGCGGTTTGTGTCGTATCGCTTACACGTTGGCAACCCGATCGCTACCCACTTTCGACACCTGCGTTGTCTGAGCTTGCAGGTCATCAATCAATTGCCTGTCGAGAGAGTAAATCCGGATGTTGAGTCGAGTAGCAAAAATAGCGATGTTCGCCATCGTACTGTCGTCGGTTTCCGGTTGCTGGCCGTTCTGGCCTGGTCCGGGCGGGCATGGCGGTGGGGGCGGGCACCATGAAGGCGGTGGTCCTGGCCCTGGCGGTCCTGGCCCGCGCTGAGTATTGAATCAGGCAGCGCGCTGTCCCTGGCGTGTCAAAGGGCGCGAAGAGGCTTACTCGTCGCGTCCTTCCATCATGGTGCGTTTCAGCACCACGTACACCGCGCCGGCACCGCCGTGCTTGGCCAGGCATGAGCAAAAGCCCAGCACCTGCGAATGTTGACGCAGCCACGTATTGACGTGACTTTTGATCATCGGACGTTTGCCGTCCAGACGCACTGCCTTGCCGTGAGTGACGCGCACGCAGCGTATTTCCAGTTTGGTCGCCTCTGCCAGAAACTCCCATAATGTCTCACGCGCCACCTCCACGGTCATGCCGTGCAGGTCGAGGCTGCCCTCGAAGCTGATCTGACCGAGTTTCAACTTGCGCATCTGGCCTTCCTGCACGCCGTCACGCGACCAGCTCAGAACATCTTCCGGTCCGACATCGATCACGAACTGGTCGGAGAGACCGTCCACCGTCACCGAATCGGTGCGCACGGTCGCGGACTGACGCAGGCGGGCGAGCATTTTTCGATCAGCTTTGGGTTTGCCGACATCGGCGTGTTCATGCTTGAGCGGCTTTACGCCGCGCGTCTCGCTTCTGAACAGGGAAAAATCGTCGTCTTGCATGGGGCCTCCGCGAAGGAGGCTAGTCTAACCGTTCGAACGAGCGGGTCAGTTGTGTTTTTTCATCAAATGGGCGGAGATGCTCAAGCCGCTTGCACCCCGTTGACGACGCAAACGGCGCCATAGCCAGACACCCAGGTAAAACACCAGCAATCCACTGATCGCAACGAACGCGGCACCACCCGGGCTGGCGTTCAGTTCGCCCAGCATCTGAGGATGAGTGATCAGGCTGGACGCACCGGCGACGGTCAGCAAGATGCCCAGCGCAACCAGCAGCAGCGCGATCAGCGTGCCAATACGTTTGCGCCAGTTGCCCTGGCCTTTGTTGCGCAGGCGACGTGCATTGAAACCACCTGATGTCTTCATGCGTTTTCCTCAGCTGGTATCGGCTCAATAAGTATCGGCGCTGTGACCCTGGGCAGGAGAGTGTGTTCCCGCCGCCGGTGCATACCAGAGCCGCAAAGGATGGACGGTCATGTGAGCGGCGTCACACAACTCATCAATAGGGTCAGATCAGGTCTTTGGTCAGGGCCAGGGTAGCGAAGTTGTCGGCCATGATCGCCATTTCGGTTCTGTGTACCACGTGGGCACTGACCACGCCATGCTGGCTTGGCAGGTCGCGGGTTGCGCAGGCGTCATCAACCAGCGTGCAGCGATAACCGTAGTCCTTGGTCGCGCGAACGGTGGTGCTGATGCTGGAGTGGCTCATGAAGCCGCAGACAATCAGGTCCAGATGACCCAGGCTTTGCAGCAGTTCATGCAGGCCGGTGCCATTGAATGCATTAGGCAGACGTTTTTCGACCAGATGCTCATCGCCTTGCGGCAGCAGTTCCGGAACCAGTTGACCACGCTCGCCCTGCGGGTCGAACAGACCGCCCACGGTGCCCAGATGGCGAACGTGAACGATCGGGCATTTGACCGCGCGCGCCTTGGCCACCAGCAAGCCGATATTGGCCAGAGCTTCGTCTACACCGGTCAGGGCCAGCGGGCCGCTAAGGTATTCTTTCTGCGCGTCGATGATGATCAGCGTCGCGTTGCTCAGGTTGGCATGTGCATGTACACGGCCGCTGAGTTGAAACATGGTCTTTAAATCGGACATTCACGGGCTCCTTTGAGTGGGGCTATTGCGTCATTGTCCTCTGGCTGAGCCGTTCTGGGAATGGCAACCATCGCAAGCCCCGGTTTTTATGGGCTGCAGGGCAGGTGGCGGGCGTACTGTATGGCGGTTTGCCTTGATGGCGGTAGCCGAATCGTGGAAACTTCCACGCCTGTCGGGTACGAAGAGTGCGACGTTGTTCGGATCCAGGCCTTTCACAGTGGCTCGTCGTTTTTTCCAAGGAGTTTGTCCATGATCACTTCCCGTTTGCGTACCGTGCGCGACCATATCCGTTGGGCCGTCAGCCGCTTTCATCAGGAAGACGTGTTTTTCGGTCATGGTACTGACAATGCCTGGGACGAAGCGCGGCAACTGGTGCTGGGCGCCCTGCACCTGCC contains:
- the folE gene encoding GTP cyclohydrolase I FolE is translated as MTLEQNYTAILGQLGEDVSREGLLDTPKRAAKAMQYLCRGYAQTLEEVTNDALFSSDASEMVMVKDIELYSLCEHHLLPFIGKAHVAYIPNGKVLGLSKVARIVDMYARRLQIQENLSRQIAEAIQQVTGALGVAVVIEAKHMCMMMRGVEKQNSAMITSVMLGEFRENAATRSEFLSLIK
- a CDS encoding Smr/MutS family protein; this encodes MQDDDFSLFRSETRGVKPLKHEHADVGKPKADRKMLARLRQSATVRTDSVTVDGLSDQFVIDVGPEDVLSWSRDGVQEGQMRKLKLGQISFEGSLDLHGMTVEVARETLWEFLAEATKLEIRCVRVTHGKAVRLDGKRPMIKSHVNTWLRQHSQVLGFCSCLAKHGGAGAVYVVLKRTMMEGRDE
- a CDS encoding cysteine hydrolase family protein encodes the protein MSDLKTMFQLSGRVHAHANLSNATLIIIDAQKEYLSGPLALTGVDEALANIGLLVAKARAVKCPIVHVRHLGTVGGLFDPQGERGQLVPELLPQGDEHLVEKRLPNAFNGTGLHELLQSLGHLDLIVCGFMSHSSISTTVRATKDYGYRCTLVDDACATRDLPSQHGVVSAHVVHRTEMAIMADNFATLALTKDLI